The nucleotide sequence ATCCCATGAGAATAATAAGTGCATATTCCAATTGGGCAACAGGACATTGTGAGGATAAAGTAACAGTGATATATGATACTATGCACGGTTCAACTCAAAAACTTGCCCATGCACTTGCAGAAGGCATAATGAGTGAAGGAATGAATGTTAAAATATACTATTTACATGAGGACGAGCGTAGCGAAATCGTTAAGGACATTTTAGACAGTAAGGCAATAGCACTCGGCGTTCCAACCATAAATGATGAGCCATATCCAAGTGTGGGTGATTTAATATTTTATCTGCGCGGACTAAGATTTGATAGAACTGGATTCAAGCGTCCGGCAGTAACTTTTGGCTCAATGGGTGGAAGGGGAGGATCACCTAAAAAACTCGCTGAAGAACTTAATAAATGTGGATTTGAAGTTATAGACGATTATGAAATTGTTTTCCTACCAGACGCAGATGAATTAAATCAGTGTTATGAAATGGGTAGAAAATTAGCCCAGAAGGTAAAATAAATCAAATTAATGGAGGAAATAATATGGATTTAATAAATGAACATGAAATAGGAGTTTGTAAAGGAACAGACCTGGAAGAACTGGTTCAGGCTAACTTCAATGGCGAATGCCAGGAAGTAGGAATGTATCTGGCAATGGCCAGACTTGCACAAAGAGAAGGATTGCCAGAGGTTGCAGAAGTCTTAAAAACAATTGCCTGGGAAGAAGCAGAACATGCATCCCAATTTGCAGAAATGAATGAGGTCATAAAGCCAACCTTAAAAGAAAACCTTGAAATGATGCTTGAAGGCGAAACAATGGCTAATAACGAGAAAAAAGCTGCAGCCAAAAAAGCAAAAGAATGTGATATTGACCCTGCCCATGATTTCTTTGATGAAAGTTCAAGGGATGAAGCAAGACACGCCAGGATGTTAAAAGGAATTTTAGAAAGATACTTTTAAGATGTATAAAACCTACCGCCTCCAATATACATCTTAATTTTATTTTTTAAAACATTTGGCTTTGAATTATTGAAAATATGATATTTTTAAGGAAAAGCCGTTTTTTTCCTTTCAAAAAAAAACCTATGCCCTCTAGGAGGATATTTTTATCCTCCTTTATTATTTTTATTTAAATTGCTCAACTTATCGCAGGCATCTTCTGCAGCCAGAATAATAGGATCTATCACCATGGAAACTGGTGGAGCATAAGAAAACTCCATATTTGCCAGTTCTGAGCATGTCATTCCTTTTGCAATGACCAGTGACATGGTATCTATTCTTTCAGCCACCCTTTCTTCTGCAATTATCTGACAGCCGATAATTACTCCTTTAAGATTGCATATCATTTTTACGTCAATTCTTTTTGCCCCCGGATAATATCTGGCTTTGGTAAGGGCCCTGCTCTTCCCGGCTATTACGTCTATTCCATTGTTTAATGCCACTGCATTTGTTAGACCCACTG is from Methanobacterium sp. and encodes:
- a CDS encoding ferritin family protein, translated to MDLINEHEIGVCKGTDLEELVQANFNGECQEVGMYLAMARLAQREGLPEVAEVLKTIAWEEAEHASQFAEMNEVIKPTLKENLEMMLEGETMANNEKKAAAKKAKECDIDPAHDFFDESSRDEARHARMLKGILERYF